The following is a genomic window from Rhodomicrobium lacus.
GCGCGCTTCTGGAGCGCCGAGGGGGCTCGTTGTCAGCGATACCCCATGGTGGTATGAATGCCCGATGCAGGACGGCAAGGACAAGAGGCTGGGACGGCTGGCACGGATCGAGGGGCAGGTGCGCGGCATCGCGCGGATGGTCGCCGAGGATCGCTATTGCATCGACATCATTACCCAGATCGCAGCGGTACAGGCAGCACTTCGCAAGGTCGAAAGCGAAATTCTTGAAAACCATGTGAGCCATTGTGTCGAGCACGCCATCCAGAGCGGTAACGCCGAGGAACAGCGCAGAAAGGTTGCGGAACTCATGGAAGTGCTGAACCGTCGCACGCGCTGACCGGTTGCGTTAAATTGGTGTTACGTTTCTGTCTTAAAGAAAGGCGATAGTGACAAGCGGACTCGGCTTCATCCAAAAAGGGGGTACAGGCGCATGGCGCTCTTCCCGTTCCTGGTCCGAATATCCAATGCATTTTCGCAGCCGAGCCGCCCTTCAAGAAGGAATAGGGAAATGACTGCCCACACCGTCACCGCTTACGATCAGGAGCTCAAGGCTCTCGAAAACGCCATCGCCCGAATGGGGGGCCTTGCGGAGCAGCAATTGCGGCTTGTGCTTTCAGCCGTCACGGAAGCCGACCCGGAGAAGGCGATCAAGGTGATCGCGGGCGATCAGGTGATCGACGCGGTGCAGCGCGAGGTCGAGGAGATGACGGTCCAGCTCATCGCGAGACGCCAGCCCGTTGCGGTGGACCTTCGCGTGGTGCTCGGCGCGCTCCGCATTGCAAGCGATCTCGAACGCATCGGCGATCTCTCGAAAAGCACGGCGAAGCGCCTCGCGCAGTTCGATGAAAAGGCGTGGCTTTCGCCGATGACGAGGAGCCTCACCGCTATCGGCGATCTCGCTCTTCTGCAGCTCAAGACGGTGCTCGACGCCTATTCGCAGCGCAATCTCGATCAGGCGCTTCTCGTGTGGAACCGCGATGAAGAGATCGATCGCCAGTATAACGCGCTCTTCCGCGAACTGCTCACCTACATGATGGAAGACCCGCGCACGATCACTTTCTCCGCGCACCTCCTGTTCTGCGCGAAGAACATCGAGAGGATCGGCGATCATTGCACGAACATCGCGGAAATCGCGGCCTATATCATTACGGGCGAGCCGCTTGTCGAGAGCCGGCCAAGGGCGGATATTCCGCAAGCCGAAGGGTGATCGGGACGCGCGCAAGCCGCAGGCATCGCAGATTTCCGGTCAAGGCTTTCCGGCTCGGCGCAAGCGAACGTCAATCCGTCGCGAGAGCTGCCGAATCGCGCGGGCGCCTCCGTTGAAAGGGCGCGCGACGACGTAAACTGTGCCTCACCACGCGGGAATCGCAAAAGCGAAGGCATGATGGGACTGAAGGCGCGCGCCGCCGTCGCCTTTGAGCCGGGGACGGCGCCCGAAATCGTTCTGGACGGCTTCGACAGCGAAGGCATCTTCCGCCCATCCCCGGTCTTGAAGAGGCGCGTGTCGGCGCGGGCGAACAAATTTCGTCATGCCGCGCCACGACGCATCGATGAAGGGCGAGAGCGCTCCTTCGGTCGTGATATGCTGAGGATGGCAGGGCTGGCGGAGTCACGGGGTGGGGCACTGTGCTTCCAGTGGCGATTTTGCAACGATCCATTCGGGACCGGTCTCAACCGCTAACTATAGGATGATCTCGATGCGGTGCGCCGTTGCCGAGCCCAAGCAGGGCGGTCATACTCTCCTTATGCGTGTGTTCGCTTCGGCTCTTGCCTTGTCCCTTTGTCTCACCGCCGGCGGTGTTTCGGCGGCGGAACGCGTTGCTGTCTTCGATTTCGAAATGGTCGATGCGAATTCCGATACCGCGAGCCTTGGCAGCCGTCCCGAAGAGGTAGAGAGGCTCAAGGCAGCGGCAGCCCGTTTTCGCGACGCTCTCGTCCGCACCGGCAAGTACGAGATGGCCGATTTGAGCGCGGTGGAGCCATCCGCGCGTGCCTTCAATTTGAGCGCCTGCAACGGATGCGACGGCGCGCTCGCGCGAAAGGTCGATGCCGCGATTTCCATCACCGGATCGGTGCAGAAAGTACAGGATGTCACGCGCGCCATGGCGATTTTCGTTCGCGATGTCGAAACCGGCAAGCTTCTCGCAAGCAAGAGCGTCGACATTCGCGAGGACACGGATGCGGGTTGGAATGGAGCGGTGGATAGTTTGGCCCAGACCTGCCTGCGGCACCTCGCTCTCGAGGACAATTGAGAATGTAGCGGCTCCCTTGGGTCGGTTCGCCTGAAACGGGCTCGTTGCAAGCGAAGTCGTTCGTCCAGTTCATCGCACGGCGCCGTGGCCTTTTCCGATCCGACGATACAGGAACGGTGGCGGCGCGGCGTTGCTCGCCTCGGCAAGTCCTGCCATCAGGCCGTGATGAGGCGAGAGGCTGCAGGCCGGGTCGGTGGCCTCCACATCGCCTGTCAACGCGAAAGCCTGACAACGGCACCCCCCGAAATCGACATCCCTGCGCGGGCAGGCGCGGCAGGGTTCCTTCATCCACTCGTCGCCGCGAAAGCGGTTGAACGCCGCGCCGTCATACCAGACTTCATCGAGTGACTTTTCCCTTACGTTGTAGAAGTGCAGGGGAAGGCTCTCGGCGGCGTGGCATGGAAGAGCCTTTCCGCCCGGCGTGATCGTGATCACGTCACGTGCCCAGCCGCCCATGCAGGGTTTCGGAAATTGCGCGTAGGTGTCCGGCGTAACGTAGTCGATGTTGAGGACGCCCCTGAGGCGCTCGCGCGCGCTGCCGACGATAGCGGCTTCTTCGAGAACGGCGTCGTAGTCGGGCATCAGAGCCGCGCGGTTCTTCTCCGCCCAGCCGTAATATTGCACATGCGCGATTTCGAGGCGGTCCGCGTCCAGTTCGAGCGCAAGCTCGATCAGGCGCGCGGCTTGCCCGATGTTATGGCGGTGCGTCGGCGCGTTGAGCGTGAGCGGAAGGCCCGCTTCCCGCACCCATCGCGCAGCCACAAGCTTCTCCGCGAGGCTCCCTTTGTAGTTGCCGATGCGGTCGGAGGTTGCGGCGTCGAGCGCCTGAAAACTGAGTTGTACATGATCGAGGCCGCAATCGGCGAGCCGCCCCAGGCGTTCGCGCGTCAGCATTACGCCCGAAGTGATGAGATTTGTATAGATGCCGCGCGCGCTGAGCGCCGCCACGAAATCTTCCAGATCCGTCCGTAGCATCGGCTCTCCACCAGAAAGATGCACCTGAAGCACACCGAGATCCGCCGCCTGCGCGAACGCCGAAAGCCATTCGGCCGTGTCGAGTTCTTCCGCCGCTTTCAGAAGCTTCAGCGGATTCGAGCAATACGGGCATTGAAGAGGGCAGCGATGCGTCAATTCCGCGAGAAGGCCGAGCGGCGGCTCCGCGCGTGGGGCTTGGTTGGCTGTCACAGCGTCAACAGGCGTAAATCCATCCATTCCTGTATGAACTCCATCACATCGGTTTCGATGGTTTCGACCGGCGCGGCATATTCGGCGGCGAGTGTCGCCGACATGGCGGCAATCGTCCGTTCGCCATCACAGAGCTTCAGGGTTTCGACGGCGATGCCGTCCGGCCAGTAAACCCGCTCCGGCGCGAGCACGGCGTAGCGGCCCCGCACCGGATCGAACTGCAAGCGCACATGACGCGGCATTCGGGGTGCGCTGTCCGCCGTCGCGACTGCGCGCGTGCGCGATGATAGGCGCGGCTCCTTCGTAGGGCGCGTCATGGCTGGAAAGCTCCGGGCGCGACGAGCCCCGGCTCGACATAGGCGAGATGAAGCGCATCGAGTTGCGCCCAAAGCACTTGCGTCTTGAACAGAAGCGCATCCACGACCGCCTGCTGCGCCTCCGCCGTGCGCGCGCGTTCCTTCACATAGTTGAGCGCGAACTCGACGTCGCGCGGGGCCTGATCGAGACGGCGCGTGAAATAGCCCATCATCGCCTCGTCGATGAAATCGTAATTCGCGAGCATGCCGGAGATGCGTTCCGAATGGATGCCAGGCGCGAAAAGCTCGGTCAGCGAGGAGGCAATGCCTTCGAGGAGCGTTGTTTGGCGCACGAAATCGAGATAGGCGTCGCAGGCGAAGCGCGTGCCCGGAAGTATTCCGCGCGCGGAGACGACATAATCGCGCGGAAGGCCGAGCGCGTCGGTCAGGCGTAACCAGCGCGCGATGCCGCCCTCGTCGTCGCCGATGCCGTCATGATCGAAATAGCGCCGCCGCCATTCGAGGCGCATGGCGCGGTCGACCATCTTCGACATCAGCGCCGCATCCTTGCGCGGGATCGTGGCCTGATAATAATAGCGGTTCAGCGCCCACGCCCGCACCTGCTGCCTTGAGAGCTTGCCGCCATGCAGC
Proteins encoded in this region:
- a CDS encoding metal-sensitive transcriptional regulator — its product is MQDGKDKRLGRLARIEGQVRGIARMVAEDRYCIDIITQIAAVQAALRKVESEILENHVSHCVEHAIQSGNAEEQRRKVAELMEVLNRRTR
- the phoU gene encoding phosphate signaling complex protein PhoU translates to MTAHTVTAYDQELKALENAIARMGGLAEQQLRLVLSAVTEADPEKAIKVIAGDQVIDAVQREVEEMTVQLIARRQPVAVDLRVVLGALRIASDLERIGDLSKSTAKRLAQFDEKAWLSPMTRSLTAIGDLALLQLKTVLDAYSQRNLDQALLVWNRDEEIDRQYNALFRELLTYMMEDPRTITFSAHLLFCAKNIERIGDHCTNIAEIAAYIITGEPLVESRPRADIPQAEG
- a CDS encoding DUF3280 domain-containing protein, producing the protein MRCAVAEPKQGGHTLLMRVFASALALSLCLTAGGVSAAERVAVFDFEMVDANSDTASLGSRPEEVERLKAAAARFRDALVRTGKYEMADLSAVEPSARAFNLSACNGCDGALARKVDAAISITGSVQKVQDVTRAMAIFVRDVETGKLLASKSVDIREDTDAGWNGAVDSLAQTCLRHLALEDN
- the pqqE gene encoding pyrroloquinoline quinone biosynthesis protein PqqE; protein product: MDGFTPVDAVTANQAPRAEPPLGLLAELTHRCPLQCPYCSNPLKLLKAAEELDTAEWLSAFAQAADLGVLQVHLSGGEPMLRTDLEDFVAALSARGIYTNLITSGVMLTRERLGRLADCGLDHVQLSFQALDAATSDRIGNYKGSLAEKLVAARWVREAGLPLTLNAPTHRHNIGQAARLIELALELDADRLEIAHVQYYGWAEKNRAALMPDYDAVLEEAAIVGSARERLRGVLNIDYVTPDTYAQFPKPCMGGWARDVITITPGGKALPCHAAESLPLHFYNVREKSLDEVWYDGAAFNRFRGDEWMKEPCRACPRRDVDFGGCRCQAFALTGDVEATDPACSLSPHHGLMAGLAEASNAAPPPFLYRRIGKGHGAVR
- the pqqD gene encoding pyrroloquinoline quinone biosynthesis peptide chaperone PqqD gives rise to the protein MTRPTKEPRLSSRTRAVATADSAPRMPRHVRLQFDPVRGRYAVLAPERVYWPDGIAVETLKLCDGERTIAAMSATLAAEYAAPVETIETDVMEFIQEWMDLRLLTL
- the pqqC gene encoding pyrroloquinoline-quinone synthase PqqC translates to MSAADNVSASPAADLDTTVPAGGLSPEGLEVLLREIGARRYHDLHPFHKLLHGGKLSRQQVRAWALNRYYYQATIPRKDAALMSKMVDRAMRLEWRRRYFDHDGIGDDEGGIARWLRLTDALGLPRDYVVSARGILPGTRFACDAYLDFVRQTTLLEGIASSLTELFAPGIHSERISGMLANYDFIDEAMMGYFTRRLDQAPRDVEFALNYVKERARTAEAQQAVVDALLFKTQVLWAQLDALHLAYVEPGLVAPGAFQP